Proteins from a single region of Streptomyces sp. HUAS 15-9:
- the mshB gene encoding N-acetyl-1-D-myo-inositol-2-amino-2-deoxy-alpha-D-glucopyranoside deacetylase: MTELPARRLLLVHAHPDDESINNGATMAKYAAEGARVTLVTCTLGERGEVISPELAHLSGAALGEHRLRELRGAMGELGVDDFRLLGGAGRYADSGMMGLSDNDDPACFWQADLDEAAGYLVEVILEVRPQVLVTYDDNGGYGHPDHIQAHRVAMRAVELAADAGWRIPKVYWNRVPRRVAEVAFARLRDDLPGLPFAKPAAIEDVPGVVDEERVTAEVDGTAYAAAKAAAMRAHATQIEVAEPYFALSNELAQPVFTTEYYELVGGERQPTRETDLFAGVAVEIEEAS, translated from the coding sequence ATGACGGAATTGCCCGCCCGGCGTCTGCTGCTGGTGCACGCGCACCCGGACGACGAGTCGATCAACAACGGCGCGACCATGGCCAAGTACGCGGCCGAGGGAGCGCGGGTCACCCTGGTCACCTGCACCCTCGGGGAGCGGGGTGAGGTGATTTCGCCCGAACTGGCCCATCTGTCCGGTGCCGCGCTGGGTGAGCACCGGCTGCGTGAGCTCCGGGGTGCCATGGGGGAGCTGGGTGTCGACGACTTCCGGCTGCTCGGGGGCGCCGGACGGTACGCGGACTCCGGGATGATGGGGCTGTCCGACAACGACGACCCCGCCTGCTTCTGGCAGGCCGACCTCGACGAGGCCGCCGGATATCTCGTGGAGGTGATCCTGGAGGTCCGGCCCCAGGTTCTGGTCACTTACGACGACAACGGGGGGTATGGCCACCCGGACCACATCCAGGCCCACCGCGTCGCCATGAGGGCTGTGGAACTGGCCGCCGACGCCGGGTGGCGCATCCCGAAGGTCTACTGGAATCGGGTTCCGCGCCGCGTCGCCGAGGTCGCCTTCGCCCGTCTTCGGGATGATCTGCCCGGGTTGCCCTTCGCCAAGCCCGCCGCCATCGAGGACGTCCCGGGCGTGGTCGACGAGGAGCGGGTCACCGCCGAGGTCGACGGCACCGCGTACGCCGCCGCCAAGGCCGCCGCGATGCGTGCGCACGCCACCCAGATCGAGGTCGCCGAACCGTACTTCGCGCTCTCCAACGAACTGGCCCAGCCCGTCTTCACCACGGAGTACTACGAGTTGGTGGGCGGAGAGCGACAGCCGACCCGGGAGACCGATCTGTTCGCCGGGGTCGCCGTCGAGATCGAGGAGGCGTCATGA
- a CDS encoding DUF6113 family protein has protein sequence MSSAGRGSMLAQPLRRPSAGRIAAHVGLFVLGALVGLAGALVQAAWFPGGLLLALAGAAGVFLGGARATGARAGAVAPAAGWIVTVILLTAGRPEGDFLFGAGGGSYLFLLGGMALAVICATLGLGRQPDGNAARLAK, from the coding sequence ATGAGCTCGGCAGGACGTGGATCGATGCTGGCCCAGCCGCTGCGGCGTCCCTCCGCCGGGCGGATCGCCGCTCACGTGGGCCTGTTCGTGCTCGGAGCCCTGGTCGGCCTCGCCGGGGCGCTGGTGCAGGCCGCATGGTTCCCCGGAGGGCTGCTGCTCGCCCTGGCGGGCGCGGCCGGGGTGTTCCTCGGCGGGGCGCGTGCCACCGGTGCTCGCGCCGGGGCGGTCGCCCCCGCGGCCGGCTGGATCGTCACCGTCATCCTGCTCACCGCAGGCCGTCCCGAAGGGGACTTCCTGTTCGGCGCGGGGGGCGGTTCCTATCTGTTCCTGCTGGGCGGCATGGCCCTGGCTGTGATCTGCGCCACCCTTGGGCTGGGGCGGCAACCGGACGGCAATGCCGCCCGACTTGCCAAGTGA
- a CDS encoding ABC transporter permease gives MNSLIKLELARALRNRKFLFFSVIYPSALFLLIAGNADGKTKIDGTGLTVPTYMMVSMASFGALTAVLMGNSERIAKERESGWVRQLRLTTLPGRGYVLAKTASAAVVSLPSIVIVFVVAAAVKDVRLDAWQWLALTGAIWAGSLVFAALGVAIGYLASGDAVRPITMITYFGLSMLGGLWMPTTTFPQWLQDIAKWLPTHAYAALGRSIEQSRTPHAQDIAVLAVFFVLFAGGAAWLYRKDTLKA, from the coding sequence ATGAACTCGTTGATCAAACTGGAACTCGCCCGCGCCCTGCGCAACCGCAAGTTCCTGTTCTTCTCCGTGATCTACCCCTCCGCCCTGTTCCTGCTCATCGCGGGCAACGCCGACGGCAAGACCAAGATCGACGGCACCGGGCTCACCGTGCCGACGTACATGATGGTCTCCATGGCCTCCTTCGGCGCCCTGACGGCCGTCCTGATGGGCAACAGCGAGCGCATCGCCAAGGAGCGCGAGAGCGGCTGGGTACGGCAGCTGCGGCTGACCACCCTGCCGGGGCGCGGATACGTCCTCGCCAAGACCGCGAGCGCGGCCGTCGTCAGCCTGCCTTCCATCGTCATCGTCTTCGTCGTCGCCGCGGCCGTGAAGGACGTCCGGCTGGATGCCTGGCAGTGGCTCGCCCTCACCGGCGCCATCTGGGCCGGCAGCCTGGTCTTCGCCGCGCTCGGCGTCGCCATCGGCTACCTCGCGAGCGGGGACGCCGTCCGCCCGATCACGATGATCACCTACTTCGGCCTGTCCATGCTCGGCGGTCTGTGGATGCCCACCACGACCTTCCCGCAGTGGCTCCAGGACATCGCGAAGTGGCTGCCCACGCACGCGTACGCTGCCCTGGGGCGGTCGATCGAGCAGAGCCGGACCCCGCACGCCCAGGACATCGCCGTCCTCGCCGTCTTCTTCGTCCTCTTCGCGGGAGGCGCGGCCTGGCTGTACCGGAAGGACACGCTGAAGGCGTGA
- a CDS encoding sensor histidine kinase translates to MTEDPLTEEACREQLIPLGQSPRSRRDLFLRKMLWIGVWLVFLSAPVHDLVSGNHTTGATVAGWLGLAVFVGVYLTLVFRDMGSPAPPRRVGALIVVLGVLATLLSLTLGAPWLALYCYVSVACGATLPLRAACWAIPGTAGVLLLVGLSVGEQHALDLLILVILIGFAMTGVVQLVRTTIELRKARATVAQLAANEERLRLARDLHDLLGHSLSLITLKSELAGRMLPDHPDKAAQQVADIEQVSRQALVDVREAVTGYRRPRLAAELAGAQVALTAAGVTAQVPAEPDLDGVPEDGESALAWALREAVTNVVRHSGAGRCTVELLGRQTLDGPVLELSVEDDGSGGSGKGPGNGLTGLTERLEKVGGTLEAGRVRHGFRLVARVPTATGVDVVSGA, encoded by the coding sequence ATGACGGAAGACCCGCTGACCGAGGAAGCCTGCCGGGAGCAGCTGATCCCCCTGGGACAGTCCCCCCGCAGCCGGCGCGACCTGTTCCTGCGCAAGATGCTGTGGATCGGCGTCTGGCTGGTCTTCCTCAGCGCCCCGGTCCACGACCTCGTCTCCGGGAACCACACCACCGGGGCGACCGTGGCGGGCTGGCTGGGCCTGGCGGTCTTCGTCGGGGTCTATCTGACCCTGGTCTTCCGGGACATGGGCAGCCCGGCTCCCCCGAGGCGGGTCGGCGCCCTGATCGTCGTCCTCGGTGTCCTCGCGACCCTGCTGTCCCTCACGCTCGGCGCGCCCTGGCTCGCCCTGTACTGCTACGTCTCCGTCGCCTGCGGGGCCACCCTCCCACTGCGGGCCGCCTGCTGGGCGATCCCGGGGACGGCGGGCGTGCTGCTGCTGGTCGGCCTGAGCGTCGGCGAGCAGCACGCCCTGGACCTGCTGATCCTGGTGATCCTCATCGGGTTCGCCATGACCGGGGTCGTCCAACTGGTCCGTACGACCATCGAGTTGCGCAAGGCCCGCGCCACCGTCGCCCAACTCGCCGCCAACGAGGAGCGGCTGCGCCTGGCCCGGGACCTGCACGACCTGCTCGGCCACTCGCTCTCCCTCATCACGCTGAAGAGCGAACTGGCCGGGCGGATGCTCCCCGACCACCCCGACAAGGCGGCGCAGCAGGTCGCCGACATCGAACAGGTCAGCCGACAGGCCCTGGTCGATGTGCGCGAGGCGGTCACCGGCTACCGGCGCCCCCGGCTGGCCGCCGAACTCGCCGGTGCCCAGGTCGCCCTGACCGCCGCCGGGGTCACCGCCCAGGTGCCCGCCGAACCGGACCTCGACGGCGTCCCGGAGGACGGTGAGTCCGCCCTCGCGTGGGCGCTGCGCGAGGCGGTCACCAACGTCGTACGGCACAGCGGCGCCGGACGCTGCACGGTGGAGCTCCTCGGACGCCAGACGCTGGACGGCCCGGTCCTCGAACTCTCCGTCGAGGACGACGGATCGGGCGGTTCCGGCAAGGGTCCCGGCAATGGCCTCACTGGTCTGACCGAGCGGCTCGAGAAGGTCGGCGGCACGCTGGAGGCGGGCCGGGTCAGGCACGGTTTCCGGCTGGTTGCCCGTGTGCCCACGGCCACCGGGGTGGACGTAGTATCCGGGGCATGA
- a CDS encoding response regulator transcription factor has protein sequence MSSTIKVLLAEDQSMVREALAALLGLEEDIEVVAQVSRGDEVLGAAREHGVDVALLDIEMPGCTGIEAAARLHKELPAVRLVVLTTFGRPGYLRSAMEAGADAFLVKDAPAAQLAEAVRKVLAGERVIDPTLAAAALAEGANPLTDREREVLRAAADGSTNAELAAALHLSQGTVRNYLSTAIQKLAVRNRAEAVRIAREKGWL, from the coding sequence ATGAGCAGCACGATCAAGGTTCTCCTCGCCGAGGACCAGTCGATGGTCCGCGAGGCGCTGGCCGCCCTGCTCGGCCTCGAGGAGGACATCGAGGTCGTCGCCCAGGTCTCGCGCGGCGACGAGGTGCTTGGGGCCGCCCGGGAGCACGGTGTGGACGTCGCCCTGCTCGACATCGAGATGCCGGGCTGCACGGGAATCGAGGCCGCGGCCCGGCTCCACAAGGAACTTCCCGCGGTCAGGCTGGTCGTCCTCACCACCTTCGGCCGCCCCGGCTATCTGCGCAGCGCCATGGAGGCGGGCGCGGACGCCTTCCTGGTCAAGGATGCCCCGGCCGCCCAACTCGCCGAGGCCGTCCGCAAGGTGCTGGCCGGTGAAAGGGTCATCGACCCCACGCTCGCCGCGGCCGCCCTGGCCGAGGGCGCCAACCCCCTCACCGACCGCGAACGCGAGGTCCTGCGCGCCGCGGCCGACGGCTCCACCAACGCCGAACTGGCGGCTGCCCTGCACCTGTCCCAGGGCACGGTCCGCAACTACCTCTCGACGGCGATCCAGAAGCTGGCCGTACGCAACAGGGCGGAGGCGGTACGGATAGCACGGGAGAAGGGCTGGCTGTAG
- a CDS encoding SirB1 family protein: protein MRPPYPPSPERSAEVRHRFAEEARSERPDLSALCLLLGAEADGSLDEAGMDAAQMELDRLAGQLPYRPGGPLAWATALHHLLGVRCEFHGSAADYRRLESSLLHEVLRRRRGLPILLSVVWMEVARRAGAPVYGVALPGHFVVGFGAAGEQVLADPFEGGRVLTGTDAELLVVGATGAPLDPGMLVPADPLDVLVRILNNIRAWATARPERSDVALWAVELSLLLPSHPARLRYERAQLLVQRGEFLAGAAELEAYAEVVAGVDEPTAQRVRRQAHTARSMLN, encoded by the coding sequence ATGCGTCCCCCTTATCCCCCATCGCCGGAGCGGTCGGCCGAGGTGCGGCACCGGTTCGCCGAGGAGGCACGGTCCGAGCGGCCCGACCTCTCGGCGCTGTGTCTGCTGCTCGGCGCGGAGGCGGACGGCTCGCTGGACGAGGCGGGCATGGACGCCGCGCAGATGGAGCTGGACCGGCTGGCGGGGCAGCTGCCGTACCGGCCCGGCGGGCCCCTGGCCTGGGCGACGGCGCTGCACCACCTGCTCGGCGTCCGCTGCGAGTTCCACGGCTCCGCCGCGGACTACCGCCGTCTGGAGTCCTCGCTGCTGCACGAGGTGCTGCGGCGGCGGCGCGGGCTGCCGATCCTGCTGTCGGTGGTGTGGATGGAGGTGGCGCGCCGGGCGGGCGCACCGGTGTACGGGGTCGCGCTGCCGGGGCACTTCGTGGTGGGGTTCGGGGCGGCCGGGGAGCAGGTGCTCGCCGATCCCTTCGAGGGGGGCCGGGTGCTCACGGGGACGGACGCCGAGCTGCTCGTCGTCGGGGCGACGGGGGCCCCGCTCGATCCGGGCATGCTGGTGCCCGCGGATCCGTTGGACGTCCTCGTGCGGATCCTGAACAACATCCGGGCGTGGGCCACGGCCCGGCCGGAGCGGTCGGACGTGGCGCTGTGGGCGGTGGAGCTGTCGCTGCTGCTGCCCTCGCATCCGGCGCGGCTGCGCTACGAGCGGGCGCAACTGCTCGTACAGCGCGGTGAGTTCCTCGCCGGAGCGGCGGAACTGGAGGCGTACGCCGAGGTGGTGGCCGGGGTGGACGAACCGACCGCGCAGCGGGTACGGCGACAGGCGCACACGGCGCGGTCCATGCTCAACTAG
- a CDS encoding GNAT family N-acetyltransferase has protein sequence MEFSAAGRLVVRITAADVGKRVSVRRLSEPGTPGERFTDTVGVLTSWDNGVLLITRKNGETVRIPESSLVAGKVVPAAPARRRGPATSYAELARIASRAWRPVESERLGEWELRSAEGFTRRANSVLPLGDPGLPLDAALEAVRRWYGERGLPAYIQTATGAEGTQELLCAELERRGWVREVTAELWIGALAPVADRDEGAQVVLDREADEAWLDRYQRKGVSEVALKVLGWGSPRSSEAGSGGPSVWFATVPGEGGGTPAAIGRCVVDGRWAGFAAVEVAPEQRRRGLGSDVMAALARQALAEGASAAWLQVEEDNEAARALYAAMGFAPHHAYHHYREPDASDAGR, from the coding sequence GTGGAATTCTCTGCCGCCGGGCGGCTCGTGGTCCGTATCACCGCTGCTGACGTGGGTAAACGAGTCTCCGTACGGCGCTTGAGCGAACCTGGAACACCGGGTGAGAGGTTCACCGACACGGTGGGTGTTCTCACATCATGGGACAACGGTGTGCTGCTGATCACACGCAAGAACGGGGAGACCGTCCGGATTCCGGAATCCTCGCTGGTCGCAGGCAAGGTCGTACCGGCCGCCCCGGCGCGTCGGCGGGGTCCCGCCACCTCCTACGCGGAGCTCGCGCGAATCGCCTCGCGGGCCTGGCGGCCGGTGGAGAGCGAGCGGCTGGGCGAGTGGGAGCTGCGGTCGGCCGAAGGGTTCACCAGGCGGGCCAACAGTGTGCTGCCGCTCGGCGACCCCGGCCTTCCGCTCGACGCGGCCCTGGAGGCCGTACGACGCTGGTACGGCGAGCGCGGCCTGCCCGCGTACATCCAGACCGCGACCGGCGCCGAGGGCACGCAGGAGCTGCTGTGCGCGGAGCTGGAGCGGCGCGGCTGGGTGCGCGAGGTGACCGCTGAGCTGTGGATCGGCGCACTGGCGCCGGTGGCCGACCGGGACGAGGGTGCCCAGGTGGTGCTGGACCGGGAGGCGGACGAGGCATGGCTGGACCGGTATCAGCGCAAGGGGGTGAGCGAGGTGGCCCTGAAGGTGCTGGGGTGGGGGTCCCCCCGCTCGAGCGAAGCCGGGAGTGGAGGGCCGTCGGTGTGGTTCGCGACGGTCCCGGGTGAGGGCGGAGGCACGCCGGCCGCCATCGGGCGGTGTGTCGTGGACGGACGGTGGGCGGGCTTCGCGGCCGTCGAAGTGGCCCCCGAGCAGCGCAGACGCGGCCTGGGCAGCGATGTGATGGCCGCTCTCGCCCGCCAGGCGCTGGCCGAGGGTGCCTCGGCCGCCTGGCTGCAGGTCGAGGAGGACAACGAGGCGGCCCGCGCGCTGTACGCCGCGATGGGCTTCGCCCCGCACCACGCGTATCACCACTACCGGGAGCCGGATGCCTCCGACGCCGGCCGGTGA
- the fdxA gene encoding ferredoxin — protein sequence MTYVIAQPCVDVKDKACIEECPVDCIYEGQRSLYIHPDECVDCGACEPVCPVEAIFYEDDTPEEWKDYYKANVEFFDELGSPGGASKLGLIERDHPLIAALPPQAE from the coding sequence GTGACCTACGTCATTGCGCAGCCTTGTGTCGACGTCAAGGACAAGGCGTGCATCGAGGAGTGCCCGGTCGACTGCATCTACGAGGGCCAGCGGTCCTTGTACATCCACCCGGACGAATGCGTCGACTGTGGTGCCTGTGAGCCGGTCTGCCCGGTCGAGGCGATCTTCTACGAGGACGACACTCCGGAGGAGTGGAAGGACTACTACAAGGCCAACGTCGAGTTCTTCGACGAGCTCGGCTCTCCCGGTGGCGCCAGCAAGCTGGGCCTGATCGAGCGCGACCACCCCCTCATCGCCGCGCTTCCGCCGCAGGCCGAGTAA
- a CDS encoding bifunctional succinyldiaminopimelate transaminase/glutamate-prephenate aminotransferase gives MSAVSDRLPTFPWDKLEPYKKTAAAHPDGIVDLSVGTPVDPVPELIQKALIAAADSPGYPTVWGTPALRDAITGWLERRLGAREVTHRHVLPIVGSKELVAWLPTQLGLGPGDRVAYPRLAYPTYEVGARLARAEYEVYDDPTELDPTNLRLLWLNSPSNPTGRVLGKEELTRIVAWAREHGVLLFSDECYIELGWEADPVSVLHPDVNGGSYEGIVSVHSLSKRSNLAGYRAAFLAGDPAVLGPLLEIRKHGGMMTSAPTQAAVVAALSDDIHVREQRERYAARRTALRDALLAHGFRIEHSEASLYLWATRDESCWDTVARLAERGVLVAPGDFYGTAGEKFVRVALTATDERVAAAVARLAG, from the coding sequence GTGTCCGCAGTCTCCGACCGTCTGCCCACCTTTCCCTGGGACAAGCTGGAGCCGTACAAGAAGACGGCCGCGGCGCACCCGGACGGCATCGTCGACCTGTCGGTCGGCACCCCGGTCGACCCGGTCCCCGAGCTGATCCAGAAGGCCCTGATCGCCGCCGCCGACTCGCCGGGCTATCCGACCGTCTGGGGCACGCCGGCACTGCGCGACGCGATCACGGGCTGGCTGGAGCGCCGGCTGGGCGCCCGTGAGGTCACCCACCGCCATGTCCTGCCGATCGTCGGCTCCAAGGAGCTGGTGGCCTGGCTCCCGACCCAGCTGGGCCTCGGCCCCGGCGACCGGGTCGCGTACCCCCGTCTGGCCTACCCGACCTACGAGGTCGGCGCCCGCCTGGCCCGCGCCGAGTACGAGGTCTACGACGACCCGACCGAGCTCGACCCGACGAACCTGAGGCTCCTCTGGCTGAACTCGCCGTCCAACCCCACGGGCAGGGTGCTGGGCAAGGAGGAGCTCACCCGGATCGTCGCCTGGGCCCGCGAGCACGGCGTCCTGCTCTTCTCCGACGAGTGCTACATCGAGCTGGGCTGGGAGGCCGACCCGGTCTCGGTCCTGCACCCGGACGTCAACGGCGGCTCGTACGAGGGCATCGTCTCGGTCCACTCCCTCTCCAAGCGGTCCAACCTGGCGGGCTACCGCGCGGCCTTCCTGGCGGGCGACCCGGCCGTCCTGGGCCCCCTCCTGGAGATCCGCAAGCACGGCGGCATGATGACCTCGGCGCCCACGCAGGCGGCGGTCGTCGCGGCCCTGTCCGACGACATCCACGTCCGCGAGCAGCGCGAACGCTATGCCGCCCGGCGCACGGCCCTGCGCGACGCCCTGCTGGCCCACGGTTTTCGCATCGAGCACAGCGAGGCCAGCCTGTACCTCTGGGCCACCCGGGACGAGTCCTGCTGGGACACGGTGGCCCGTCTTGCCGAGCGGGGCGTCCTCGTCGCCCCCGGTGACTTCTACGGCACGGCGGGCGAGAAGTTCGTCCGCGTGGCCCTGACGGCGACGGACGAGCGCGTGGCGGCCGCGGTGGCGCGACTGGCGGGCTAG
- a CDS encoding ATP-binding protein, which produces MSLPLTRRIARAALLVAAGAAAGVGAAGSASAAPDLPATPNLGGLTALDGAQVGNTVDGATQHVTGLAADAGGQAVKKAVPAAGKAGGKAVQKAAPVAQKAAGDAAGSAGQVLGTTAGTATKGGLPTDSLTKGGLPTSTLPVSSLPLG; this is translated from the coding sequence ATGTCCCTCCCCCTGACCCGCAGGATCGCCCGTGCCGCGCTGCTCGTCGCAGCGGGAGCGGCCGCCGGGGTCGGTGCGGCCGGCTCCGCGAGCGCTGCCCCCGATCTGCCGGCCACCCCGAACCTCGGCGGGCTGACCGCCCTGGACGGGGCGCAGGTCGGCAACACGGTCGACGGTGCCACGCAGCACGTCACCGGGCTCGCGGCCGACGCGGGCGGCCAGGCTGTCAAGAAGGCGGTGCCGGCCGCGGGCAAGGCCGGCGGCAAGGCCGTGCAGAAGGCGGCGCCCGTGGCGCAGAAGGCCGCGGGAGACGCGGCCGGATCCGCCGGGCAGGTCCTCGGCACCACGGCCGGGACGGCGACCAAGGGCGGGCTGCCCACGGACTCCCTCACCAAGGGCGGGCTGCCGACCTCCACGCTGCCGGTGAGCAGCCTGCCGCTCGGCTAG
- a CDS encoding heavy metal transporter, translated as MPESSPTSPKRRGRLFRFSAAFFVLLAVTGYLVVQYVTGGTRAPGCKVISSEGGESPYEFTPEQAVNAATIAAVGTGRGMPERAVTIALATALQESGLRNIEHGDRDSLGLFQQRPSQGWGTEKQIMDPTYSAGIFYEHLAKVPDYTQLPLTVAAQRVQRSGFPEAYAKHEPDAELLAAALTGQAAATLTCQGRPATGTSAEAAATGPDAVRAALVRDFGRDALQEAGAEVSGTTAADPSPNMTAEAHGRTVTVPVPDGKKTDGAGRTERERGWQLAHWAVANSSALHIARVSYEGRVWAAGSTDSQWRATGTTGAAGAEKSAGSVRIVTGQ; from the coding sequence GTGCCAGAGTCGTCCCCCACCTCTCCCAAGCGTCGCGGCCGCCTCTTCCGTTTCAGCGCGGCCTTCTTCGTCCTGCTGGCCGTCACGGGCTATCTCGTGGTGCAGTACGTCACGGGTGGCACCAGAGCCCCGGGCTGCAAGGTCATCTCGTCCGAAGGCGGCGAGAGCCCGTACGAGTTCACGCCCGAGCAGGCGGTGAACGCGGCGACGATCGCCGCCGTCGGCACCGGACGCGGCATGCCCGAGCGCGCCGTGACCATCGCGCTGGCGACCGCGCTGCAGGAGTCGGGGCTGCGCAACATCGAGCACGGCGACCGTGACTCGCTGGGCCTGTTCCAGCAGCGCCCCTCGCAGGGCTGGGGCACCGAGAAGCAGATCATGGACCCGACCTACTCGGCGGGCATCTTCTACGAGCACCTGGCCAAGGTGCCCGACTACACACAACTCCCGCTCACGGTGGCCGCGCAGCGCGTGCAGCGCAGCGGTTTCCCGGAGGCGTACGCCAAGCACGAGCCGGACGCCGAGCTGCTCGCCGCGGCCCTGACCGGGCAGGCAGCGGCCACGCTGACCTGCCAGGGGCGCCCCGCGACGGGCACCTCGGCCGAGGCGGCGGCGACGGGTCCGGACGCCGTACGGGCCGCGCTGGTACGGGACTTCGGGCGCGACGCGCTCCAGGAGGCCGGCGCCGAGGTGAGCGGTACGACCGCGGCCGACCCGTCCCCGAACATGACCGCCGAGGCGCACGGCAGGACCGTGACCGTGCCGGTGCCGGACGGCAAGAAGACCGACGGGGCCGGGCGGACCGAGCGGGAGCGGGGCTGGCAGCTGGCCCACTGGGCGGTGGCCAACTCCTCGGCCCTGCACATCGCACGGGTCTCGTACGAGGGGCGGGTGTGGGCCGCCGGGAGCACCGACAGCCAGTGGCGCGCGACCGGCACGACGGGTGCCGCGGGTGCGGAGAAGTCGGCGGGGTCCGTTCGGATCGTGACCGGGCAGTAG
- the dapE gene encoding succinyl-diaminopimelate desuccinylase, with translation MADTTLDLTLDAAALTARLVDFPSESGTEKPLADAIEAALRALPHLRVDRYGNNVVARTRLGRAQRVILAGHIDTVPIADNVPSRLDEDGVLWGCGTCDMKSGVAVQLRIAATVPAPNRDLTFVFYDNEEVAADLNGLKHVAEAHPDWLAGDFAVLLEPSDGQVEGGCQGTLRVLLRTKGERAHSARGWMGSNAIHAAAPILARLAAYEPRYPVIDGLEYREGLNAVRVSGGVAGNVIPDECVVTVNFRYAPDRSEDEALAHVHEVFADCGVEEFVVDDHSGGALPGLSHPAAAAFIEAVGGTPQPKYGWTDVSRFSALGIPAVNYGPGNPHLAHKRDERVETAKILAGEERLRAWLTS, from the coding sequence ATGGCCGACACCACGCTTGACCTGACACTGGACGCCGCCGCGCTCACCGCGCGGCTGGTCGACTTCCCCTCGGAGAGCGGCACCGAGAAGCCCCTCGCCGACGCGATCGAAGCCGCCCTGCGCGCGCTGCCGCATCTGAGGGTCGACCGGTACGGCAACAACGTCGTCGCCCGTACGCGGCTGGGCCGGGCGCAGCGGGTGATCCTGGCCGGCCACATCGACACGGTCCCGATCGCCGACAACGTCCCCTCGCGCCTCGACGAGGACGGCGTCCTGTGGGGCTGCGGCACCTGCGACATGAAGTCCGGCGTGGCCGTCCAGCTGCGCATCGCGGCCACCGTCCCCGCCCCCAACCGCGACCTGACCTTCGTCTTCTACGACAACGAGGAGGTCGCCGCCGACCTGAACGGCCTCAAGCACGTGGCCGAGGCGCACCCCGACTGGCTGGCGGGCGACTTCGCGGTGCTGCTGGAGCCCTCCGACGGCCAGGTCGAGGGCGGCTGCCAGGGCACCCTGCGGGTGCTGCTGCGGACGAAGGGAGAGCGGGCCCACTCGGCGCGCGGCTGGATGGGTTCCAACGCGATCCACGCGGCGGCCCCGATCCTGGCCCGCCTGGCGGCGTACGAGCCGCGCTACCCGGTGATCGACGGCCTGGAGTACCGCGAGGGCCTGAACGCGGTCCGTGTCTCCGGCGGGGTCGCCGGCAACGTCATCCCCGACGAGTGCGTGGTGACGGTGAACTTCCGCTATGCCCCGGACCGGTCCGAGGACGAGGCGCTCGCGCACGTCCACGAGGTGTTCGCGGACTGCGGCGTGGAGGAGTTCGTGGTGGACGACCACAGCGGCGGGGCACTGCCGGGGCTGTCCCACCCGGCCGCGGCGGCCTTCATCGAGGCGGTCGGGGGCACCCCGCAGCCGAAGTACGGCTGGACGGACGTCTCCCGTTTCTCCGCCCTCGGCATCCCGGCGGTCAACTACGGCCCCGGAAACCCCCACTTGGCACACAAAAGGGATGAAAGGGTTGAAACCGCCAAGATCCTGGCGGGCGAGGAGCGCCTGCGGGCCTGGCTGACGAGCTGA
- a CDS encoding TIGR00730 family Rossman fold protein: MATGNPEGKKRPPEEQRLGPVLRRRGQVTASTTDQRLLDAGGPSDWVHTDPWRVLRIQSEFIEGFGTLAELPPAISVFGSARTPVDSSEYDAGVRLGRGLVEAGWAVITGGGPGAMEAANKGACEAGGTSVGLGIELPFEQGLNPYVDIGLNFRYFFVRKMMFVKYAQGFVVLPGGLGTLDELFEALTLVQTQKVTRFPIVLFGTEYWGGLVTWLRSTVIARGKASEKDLLLFHVTDDVEEAVALVSKEAAR, from the coding sequence ATGGCTACTGGCAACCCGGAGGGCAAGAAACGGCCACCCGAGGAACAGCGCCTGGGGCCGGTCCTCCGGCGGCGGGGTCAGGTCACCGCGAGCACGACGGACCAGCGCCTGCTGGACGCGGGCGGCCCGTCCGACTGGGTCCACACGGACCCCTGGCGGGTCCTGCGGATCCAGTCGGAGTTCATCGAGGGCTTCGGCACCCTGGCCGAACTCCCGCCCGCGATCAGTGTGTTCGGCTCGGCGCGCACTCCGGTGGACTCCTCGGAGTACGACGCCGGTGTACGGCTCGGCCGCGGGCTGGTGGAGGCCGGCTGGGCCGTGATCACCGGCGGCGGTCCCGGCGCGATGGAGGCGGCCAACAAGGGTGCCTGCGAGGCGGGCGGTACCTCGGTCGGCCTCGGCATCGAGCTGCCCTTCGAGCAGGGCCTCAACCCCTACGTCGACATCGGCCTGAACTTCCGGTACTTCTTCGTCCGGAAGATGATGTTCGTGAAGTACGCGCAGGGCTTCGTGGTGCTTCCCGGCGGCCTCGGCACCCTGGACGAACTCTTCGAGGCCCTCACCCTCGTGCAGACCCAGAAGGTCACGCGCTTCCCCATCGTCCTCTTCGGCACCGAGTACTGGGGTGGTCTGGTCACCTGGCTCAGAAGCACCGTGATCGCCCGCGGCAAGGCCTCCGAAAAGGACCTGCTCCTCTTCCACGTCACGGACGACGTGGAGGAGGCGGTGGCACTGGTGTCGAAGGAGGCGGCGCGTTAG